A genome region from Manis pentadactyla isolate mManPen7 chromosome 5, mManPen7.hap1, whole genome shotgun sequence includes the following:
- the LOC118920676 gene encoding 1,25-dihydroxyvitamin D(3) 24-hydroxylase, mitochondrial — MSTPISKSRSLAAFLCQLRRLGQPPRPVTSTACAPPPTREVPLCPLVAPGEAQSAATLPGPTNWPLLGSLLEILWKGGLKTQHHTLAEYHKKYGKIFRLKLGSFDSVHLGAPCLLEALYRTESAYPQRLEIKPWKAYRDYRKEGYGLLILEGEDWQRVRSAFQKKLMKPVEIMKLDNKINEVLADFVARTDELCDERGHIEDLYSELNKWSFESICLVLYGKRFGLLQKNAGEEALDFITAVKTMMGTFGRMMVTPVELHQSLNTKVWQAHTQAWDTIFKSVKSCINNRLEKYSGQPSTDFLCDIYHQNQLSKKELYAAVTELQLAAVETMANSLMWILYNLSRNPHVQLKLLKEIQSILPENQMPRAEDLRNMPYLRACVKESMRLTPSVPFTTRTLDKAVVLGEYALPKGTVLMLNTQVLGSNEENFEDSSQFRPERWLQKKGKINPFAHLPFGIGKRMCIGRRLAELHLHLALCWIVRKYDIVATDNEPVEMLHLGLLVPSRELPIAFHQR, encoded by the exons ATGAGCACCCCCATCAGCAAGAGCCGCTCCCTTGCCGCCTTCCTGTGCCAGCTGCGCCGCCTGGGGCAGCCCCCCCGGCCGGTGACATCCACGGCGTGCGCGCCCCCTCCGACGCGGGAGGTGCCGCTCTGCCCGCTGGTGGCACCCGGCGAGGCGCAGAGCGCAGCCACCCTGCCGGGCCCCACCAACTGGCCGCTGCTGGGCAGCCTGCTGGAGATACTCTGGAAAGGCGGGCTCAAGACACAGCACCACACTCTG GCAGAGTACCACAAGAAGTATGGCAAGATTTTCCGCCTGAAGTTGGGTTCCTTCGACTCGGTGCACCTGGGCGCCCCGTGCCTGCTGGAAGCGCTGTATCGCACCGAGAGCGCCTATCCCCAGCGGCTGGAGATCAAACCCTGGAAGGCCTATCGCGACTATCGCAAGGAGGGCTACGGGCTGCTGATCCT GGAAGGAGAAGACTGGCAGAGGGTCCGCAGTGCCTTTCAAAAGAAACTAATGAAACCAGTAGAAATTATGAAGCTGGACAACAAAATCAATGAG GTCTTGGCTGATTTTGTGGCTAGAACAGATGAGCTGTGTGATGAGAGAGGCCACATTGAAGACTTATACAGTGAACTGAACAAGTGGTCATTTGAAA gCATCTGCCTTGTGCTCTATGGGAAGAGATTTGGGCTCCTTCAGAAGAATGCAGGAGAGGAAGCTTTGGATTTCATCACAGCCGTCAAAACA ATGATGGGCACGTTCGGGAGGATGATGGTCACCCCAGTGGAGCTGCACCAGAGCCTCAACACGAAGGTCTGGCAGGCCCACACGCAGGCCTGGGACACCATCTTCAAATCAG TCAAATCTTGTATCAACAACCGGTTAGAGAAATATTCTGGGCAGCCCAGCACGGATTTCCTTTGTGATATTTATCACCAGAATCAGCTGTCAAAGAAAGAGCTGTACGCGGCGGTCACCGAGCTGCAGCTGGCTGCCGTGGAAACG ATGGCAAACAGCTTAATGTGGATTCTCTACAATTTATCCCGTAATCCCCATGTGCAACTCAAGCTTCTTAAGGAAATTCAGAGCATATTGCCTGAGAATCAGATGCCACGGGCAGAGGATTTGAGGAATATGCCATATTTAAGAGCCTGTGTGAAAGAATCTATGAG GCTTACCCCAAGTGTGCCATTCACAACTCGGACTCttgataaagcagtggttctTGGTGAATATGCTTTACCCAAAGGA ACAGTGTTGATGCTAAATACACAGGTGTTGGGATCCAATGAAGAAAATTTTGAAGATTCAAGTCAGTTTAGGCCTGAACGAtggcttcagaagaagggaaaGATCAATCCTTTTGCGCATCTTCCCTTTGGCATTGGGAAGAGAATGTGCATCGGTCGTCGGTTAGCTGAACTCCACCTCCACTTGGCTCTTTGCTGG ATCGTCCGCAAATACGACATCGTGGCCACAGACAACGAGCCTGTGGAGATGCTGCACCTCGGCCTCCTGGTGCCCAGCCGGGAGCTCCCCATCGCTTTCCATCAGCGATGA